One stretch of Arthrobacter polaris DNA includes these proteins:
- a CDS encoding HipA domain-containing protein: MAGLPAAPLGIGIGPGVRTSLGGLQGKLAVVIDGEXIGVPLNGKPSTHILKPARLMGDGTEQWPGIPAAEVFGMRLIQACHAKGMSATSAEAKVITTGACLAILVTRFDRKVAPDGSVWRIHQEDFGQALGNCDMHIRNISLLLDCGTVQLTPAYDVVPTSVWEDQCTELSLYV, encoded by the coding sequence GTGGCGGGGCTCCCGGCAGCACCTCTGGGTATTGGGATTGGGCCCGGCGTCCGCACCAGCCTTGGCGGTCTTCAGGGCAAACTGGCAGTTGTCATCGACGGCGAAAGNATCGGTGTGCCCCTAAACGGGAAACCCTCGACACACATCCTCAAGCCTGCCCGCCTGATGGGAGACGGAACGGAACAGTGGCCCGGCATTCCGGCTGCGGAGGTATTCGGAATGCGCCTCATCCAGGCCTGTCACGCGAAGGGGATGTCGGCAACTTCTGCGGAGGCAAAGGTAATCACCACAGGAGCATGCTTGGCAATCCTGGTAACACGGTTTGACCGCAAGGTAGCACCTGACGGCAGTGTCTGGCGCATTCACCAGGAGGATTTCGGTCAGGCTCTCGGTAACTGCGACATGCACATCCGCAACATCTCACTCTTGCTTGACTGCGGCACGGTCCAGCTGACACCGGCGTATGACGTTGTCCCAACCTCTGTCTGGGAGGACCAATGCACTGAGCTTTCCCTGTACGTCTGA
- a CDS encoding spermidine synthase, with translation MGRQRTPXNAVVEPELTLKGPVAGSFQTDTGMAELIPDGDNPNGWLLMLNGVQSSHVDLADPLRLDFEYMRWIMALVQDRWAPSAKLRTLSLGGAACSMPRYLVAAYLNSRNVVVEIDGKLASYVRDWFELPRAPLLKIRVXEAREVTESLTEASRDLIIRDVFAGAKTPHALTTAEFTAIARKVLIPGXVYVINCGDSPALAVARREAATIAAAFEHTVIIADPPMLKGRRSGNIIIAGSDSXLGDGAGLPRALLGGAMPAQLWDDGKVRQFGRSALVLSDAETE, from the coding sequence ATGGGACGCCAGCGCACGCCANAAAATGCTGTTGTTGAGCCGGAGCTGACACTGAAGGGCCCTGTGGCAGGATCGTTCCAGACTGATACGGGCATGGCCGAGTTGATTCCCGATGGCGATAACCCCAACGGCTGGCTGCTCATGCTCAACGGCGTGCAAAGCTCACATGTGGATTTGGCAGACCCGCTCCGTCTGGACTTTGAGTACATGCGCTGGATCATGGCACTGGTGCAGGATAGATGGGCGCCGAGTGCGAAGCTGCGTACCCTCAGCCTTGGCGGCGCCGCCTGCTCCATGCCGCGTTACCTAGTGGCCGCCTACCTGAACTCCCGCAACGTGGTGGTGGAGATTGACGGCAAGCTAGCGAGCTACGTTCGCGATTGGTTTGAGCTGCCACGGGCTCCCCTGTTGAAGATCCGCGTGNGAGAGGCCCGTGAGGTCACCGAATCCTTAACGGAAGCCAGCCGGGACCTGATTATCCGGGATGTCTTTGCCGGAGCCAAGACACCGCATGCCCTGACAACTGCCGAATTCACGGCGATAGCCCGCAAAGTACTTATTCCTGGGNGAGTATATGTTATCAACTGTGGAGACTCCCCGGCGTTGGCTGTTGCCCGCCGGGAAGCCGCCACCATCGCTGCCGCCTTCGAGCACACTGTGATCATTGCCGATCCGCCAATGCTCAAGGGCCGCCGCTCAGGGAACATCATTATTGCCGGCAGCGACTCCNCGCTGGGTGATGGTGCGGGATTGCCGCGGGCGCTGCTGGGCGGGGCAATGCCGGCGCAGCTGTGGGACGACGGCAAGGTCCGCCAGTTCGGGCGCAGTGCCCTGGTGCTCAGCGACGCTGAAACTGAGTAG
- a CDS encoding O-methyltransferase: MVEHQGRPGWAEVEDFLSATLVQGGAGMEAVVRSIDEAGMPRIEVAPTAGKLLMLLVRIQGAKRVLEIGTLAGFSTIWLARGLPDGGHLTTCEFRPEHAAVAQRNIDAAGFGATVDILIGAALDTLPTLAGGDPYDFVFIDADKGNNLQYLKWALRLGRPGTVVVMDNVIWEGTILDPGSDPDAAAIRAALEFMGTSDSFEATAIQTAGAKGWDGFALAIIR, encoded by the coding sequence ATGGTTGAGCATCAGGGACGGCCAGGCTGGGCCGAGGTTGAAGACTTTCTATCCGCCACTCTTGTGCAAGGTGGGGCGGGTATGGAAGCAGTGGTGCGCAGCATTGACGAGGCGGGCATGCCACGCATTGAGGTGGCGCCAACGGCCGGGAAGCTGCTCATGCTGCTGGTTCGGATCCAAGGCGCGAAGCGGGTCCTAGAAATTGGCACCTTGGCCGGTTTTAGCACCATTTGGCTGGCCCGCGGACTGCCCGACGGCGGACACCTCACCACGTGCGAATTCCGCCCCGAACACGCCGCCGTTGCGCAAAGAAACATTGACGCGGCCGGCTTTGGCGCCACAGTGGACATCCTGATCGGGGCGGCCTTGGACACCCTGCCCACCTTGGCCGGCGGGGATCCCTATGATTTTGTGTTTATTGACGCTGACAAAGGCAACAACCTCCAATACCTGAAATGGGCACTGCGGCTGGGCCGGCCTGGGACTGTGGTGGTTATGGACAATGTGATTTGGGAGGGCACCATTTTGGACCCTGGCTCCGATCCCGACGCTGCCGCCATCCGGGCCGCCCTTGAATTCATGGGCACCAGCGACTCCTTCGAGGCGACGGCCATTCAAACCGCCGGCGCCAAAGGCTGGGACGGTTTCGCACTCGCCATCATCCGCTGA
- a CDS encoding ABC transporter permease codes for MSPTPESPASNRPAMNPAGKPAGATTPGTESVSVARTLTGGETAGTSLATARSQKHAADPAVEEAEAAAEPTAEEAEAAARKRAKAETIGRYVAMFMMPLIMVGMMVGGYLAAMHSPAPNHMPIAIAGAPAVAGSFAQTLESADPDAVDIRTVASPAEARRQVVDREVSGAVVIENGKATLYTAGSAGASQATSVTGLLAPQIMAAGLDLQAEDLAPLPTNDRSGLGAMFMTTALIMAGYLPFSLTLSNSPELLRKRRAVPLLAGWAALVSVLVWGVTGPLLXVVQGHAWAVLGICWLGVFAVGAVQLLFTRLLGPMAIIVAMLLLMVLGVPASNMGMSIYTMPSFYAFLHSFLPTPALGEALRSVMYFDGAGVAPYLVVLAIGAVVALLLTLXYDVYKSRKKPNALSXFVAVQSLHGGRRPKTRFWRYTALLFFPFAMVAMMISFMLGAMGEPTXRDMPVAIVGATAEASQDAVNQLDTNMAGLFDLRAVDSEQEARTLVXDRTVTAALVLPSAQDGSALLLTNQAGGSSAQQLVTTIFGQVAASEHMSLDTEDVAPLTTGDSAGTASMYIAMGWMMAGFXIIVVGANAAPASRPLRKLVPILAAWSVFMSAVLYLIAGPMVGAVHGHFWPMFGTGIVAIFAMAMVATVFERLIGMLSILPVVAILMFLGIPASGGALSVYMEPEIFRVLHDILPMPAAVEAVRSIMYFGGDVVGGALINFGIWGAVSLALVAVIDRFKPLRTGSGHEPSQAQPAPETLFPMHLGLGQTGKRNW; via the coding sequence TTGAGTCCCACACCAGAATCCCCAGCGAGCAACCGCCCGGCAATGAACCCAGCTGGGAAGCCCGCTGGGGCCACAACACCCGGCACGGAAAGTGTTTCCGTGGCCCGCACCCTGACAGGCGGAGAAACCGCCGGAACATCGCTGGCAACGGCCCGGTCCCAGAAGCACGCCGCAGACCCCGCGGTCGAAGAGGCTGAGGCAGCCGCCGAACCTACCGCCGAAGAGGCCGAGGCAGCCGCCCGAAAGCGCGCCAAAGCCGAGACGATCGGGCGCTACGTGGCCATGTTCATGATGCCGCTGATCATGGTTGGCATGATGGTTGGTGGCTACCTGGCCGCCATGCACTCGCCGGCACCGAACCACATGCCGATCGCCATCGCCGGTGCGCCCGCCGTGGCTGGATCGTTTGCCCAGACACTGGAATCCGCCGATCCTGACGCCGTGGATATCCGCACCGTGGCGAGCCCTGCGGAAGCACGTCGGCAGGTTGTTGACCGGGAGGTCAGCGGCGCCGTCGTTATTGAGAACGGCAAGGCAACCTTGTACACGGCCGGTTCCGCTGGAGCGTCACAGGCCACGAGCGTCACAGGCCTACTGGCACCGCAGATCATGGCCGCAGGACTGGACCTGCAGGCCGAAGATCTTGCCCCACTGCCCACCAATGACAGATCCGGGCTGGGCGCCATGTTTATGACCACGGCGTTGATCATGGCTGGCTACCTGCCTTTCAGTCTGACTCTGTCTAATTCCCCGGAATTGCTGCGTAAACGCCGTGCCGTGCCATTGCTGGCCGGTTGGGCGGCGCTTGTTTCTGTCCTGGTGTGGGGCGTTACCGGTCCGCTGCTGNGGGTGGTGCAGGGGCATGCGTGGGCTGTGTTGGGTATTTGTTGGCTCGGCGTCTTTGCCGTCGGTGCGGTGCAATTGCTGTTCACCCGCCTGCTGGGCCCCATGGCCATCATTGTGGCGATGCTGTTATTGATGGTGTTGGGTGTGCCAGCCTCCAACATGGGTATGTCCATCTACACGATGCCCAGTTTCTACGCGTTCTTGCACTCGTTCTTGCCCACTCCTGCACTGGGTGAAGCACTGCGCTCCGTCATGTACTTTGATGGGGCTGGAGTAGCCCCGTACCTGGTGGTGCTGGCCATCGGTGCGGTTGTGGCACTGCTGCTGACTTTGNGTTATGACGTGTACAAGTCCCGCAAGAAGCCCAATGCCCTGAGCNCGTTCGTCGCCGTGCAGTCACTGCATGGCGGCCGCCGCCCGAAGACGCGCTTCTGGCGCTACACCGCACTGCTGTTCTTCCCCTTCGCCATGGTGGCGATGATGATTTCCTTCATGCTCGGAGCCATGGGTGAGCCGACCNCGCGCGACATGCCAGTTGCCATTGTTGGGGCCACGGCAGAAGCCAGCCAGGACGCCGTAAACCAGCTTGACACCAACATGGCGGGCCTGTTTGACCTGCGGGCAGTGGACTCTGAGCAAGAAGCCCGCACCCTGGTGNGGGACCGCACCGTCACCGCTGCGCTGGTACTTCCCTCGGCACAGGACGGCTCCGCTTTGCTGCTGACGAACCAGGCGGGCGGCTCAAGCGCTCAACAGCTTGTCACCACCATCTTCGGACAAGTTGCTGCCAGCGAGCACATGAGTTTGGACACTGAAGACGTGGCGCCGCTGACTACCGGGGACAGCGCCGGAACTGCCAGCATGTACATCGCTATGGGCTGGATGATGGCAGGATTTNTGATCATCGTGGTAGGGGCCAACGCGGCGCCTGCGTCCCGGCCGCTACGCAAGTTGGTGCCGATTCTCGCCGCCTGGTCCGTGTTCATGTCTGCGGTGTTGTATCTGATTGCCGGCCCCATGGTTGGCGCGGTGCATGGCCACTTCTGGCCGATGTTTGGAACGGGAATTGTGGCCATCTTTGCCATGGCGATGGTAGCCACGGTCTTTGAACGGCTCATTGGCATGCTGTCCATCCTGCCGGTGGTGGCCATCTTGATGTTCCTTGGCATACCTGCCTCAGGAGGTGCGCTCTCGGTGTACATGGAACCGGAGATCTTCCGGGTGCTGCACGATATCTTGCCCATGCCGGCGGCCGTGGAAGCGGTCCGCTCCATCATGTACTTTGGTGGCGACGTGGTGGGTGGTGCGCTGATTAACTTCGGCATCTGGGGTGCAGTTTCGCTGGCGCTGGTGGCCGTCATTGACCGGTTCAAGCCGTTGCGAACTGGATCCGGGCATGAGCCGTCCCAAGCGCAGCCTGCCCCGGAGACCTTGTTCCCGATGCACTTGGGACTAGGGCAGACGGGGAAAAGGAACTGGTAA
- a CDS encoding thiamine-binding protein — MIVAFSVAPSGTPLTKPXGTADEASVHTAVAAAVKVVRDSGLPNRTSSMFTEIEGEWDEVMDVIKRATEAVGRYGSRVSLVLKADIRPGHTGEITSKVARLEDALGKFDAK; from the coding sequence ATGATTGTGGCATTTTCAGTGGCACCCAGCGGAACACCCTTAACGAAGCCGNCCGGAACGGCAGATGAGGCCTCCGTGCACACGGCCGTTGCGGCAGCGGTCAAGGTAGTCCGTGATTCAGGGCTGCCCAACCGCACCAGCTCCATGTTCACCGAAATTGAAGGTGAATGGGATGAAGTTATGGACGTTATCAAGCGCGCCACCGAGGCGGTTGGGCGCTACGGCTCACGCGTTTCCCTTGTTTTGAAGGCGGATATCCGCCCCGGCCATACCGGTGAAATCACCTCCAAGGTGGCAAGGCTCGAAGATGCCTTGGGGAAGTTTGACGCAAAGTAG
- a CDS encoding AzlD domain-containing protein, producing the protein MSLWFWLXVSVALAYATKLMGYLVPAKVLEGPKMAHVAGTLTIGLLASLTVVNAAASGTNVVLDARVGALVAAAVALWLKAPFLVVVLAGAAAAAGLRLLGWP; encoded by the coding sequence ATGAGTTTATGGTTCTGGCTTNTGGTCTCGGTAGCGCTGGCCTACGCCACAAAACTAATGGGGTATCTGGTGCCAGCTAAGGTGCTTGAGGGCCCGAAGATGGCGCATGTGGCGGGCACACTGACCATTGGGCTGTTGGCCTCACTCACTGTTGTGAACGCCGCTGCCAGCGGAACAAACGTGGTCCTCGATGCCCGCGTGGGTGCCTTGGTGGCGGCAGCGGTGGCGCTCTGGCTCAAAGCACCATTCCTTGTGGTGGTGCTGGCCGGGGCGGCAGCAGCCGCTGGACTACGGCTGCTGGGGTGGCCCTGA
- a CDS encoding AzlC family ABC transporter permease, which translates to MKLRDSPAAKIGASIAIATGLYGXSFGALAVASGLSFWQTMALSLLLFSGGSQFAFIGVVAGXGSGVAAMSASALLGIRNGVYGMQINALLRPSGWRRFVAAHVTIDESTATATGQTDPDEQXRGFWVAGLGXFILWNIMTAVGAYIGGVLGDPKQWGLDGAAVAAFLGLLWPRIKAFQPAAIAVVCAVVTLVAVPFVPAGVPILVAAVTAGLIGWLRPMRDPGHDDDGMEPDLDPYAHDAGTHAGRSPHPGEQHEKGTRYEFMVLAXGLGSAGLRHKTNGVSGAS; encoded by the coding sequence ATGAAACTTAGGGATTCTCCAGCCGCCAAGATCGGCGCCTCGATCGCCATCGCTACGGGTTTGTACGGGNTGTCCTTCGGCGCCCTTGCGGTGGCGTCGGGCTTGTCATTTTGGCAGACCATGGCGTTGAGCCTGCTGTTGTTCAGTGGAGGTTCGCAATTTGCTTTCATTGGTGTGGTGGCCGGGNGCGGTTCCGGTGTGGCCGCCATGAGCGCCTCTGCCTTGCTGGGCATCCGTAACGGTGTGTACGGCATGCAAATCAATGCCCTGTTGCGTCCCTCCGGTTGGCGCCGGTTCGTGGCCGCACACGTCACCATTGACGAATCGACCGCCACTGCGACAGGGCAAACGGACCCTGATGAGCAANAACGTGGGTTCTGGGTGGCGGGTCTAGGGNTTTTCATCCTCTGGAACATCATGACGGCTGTGGGTGCCTATATTGGCGGTGTGCTGGGAGATCCGAAGCAGTGGGGGCTCGACGGTGCCGCGGTGGCAGCATTCCTTGGCTTGCTGTGGCCGCGCATCAAGGCGTTCCAACCGGCCGCAATCGCTGTGGTCTGTGCAGTGGTGACGTTGGTAGCGGTCCCCTTTGTGCCAGCAGGAGTCCCCATTTTGGTGGCGGCCGTAACCGCCGGACTCATTGGCTGGCTTCGGCCCATGCGTGATCCCGGGCACGACGATGATGGTATGGAACCGGATCTTGACCCCTACGCCCACGACGCCGGCACCCACGCCGGGCGCTCACCCCACCCGGGTGAACAACACGAAAAGGGCACACGCTATGAGTTTATGGTTCTGGCTTNTGGTCTCGGTAGCGCTGGCCTACGCCACAAAACTAATGGGGTATCTGGTGCCAGCTAA
- a CDS encoding glycoside hydrolase family 15 protein, with protein sequence MASRIEDYALLSDLHTGALVGRDGSIDWLCFPRFDSPAVFSALLGTSENGRWLMAPAHPEAAVEHRSYLGRTFVLQTIWKTXEGTARVTDFMPIGDRRASVVRRVEGLSGCVEFTQEVTFRPGYGKVLPWVRRVEEEDGTEAIIGVAGPDAVVLRGDQLPHAVDRQHRGNFSVQAGERVEQELNPWQATQRALEQTCKYWEDWAARYNKDGKYAASVERSLLVLRALTHEDTGGIVAAXTTSLPEDFGGARNWDYRFCWLRDAALTLEAMLTHGYAEEALKWRDWLLRAVAGDPEDMQIMYGLSGERNLAEAELDHLAGYEGSXPVRIGNGAVGQYQADVVGEVMVALEKLRLAGGHEDHFSWPLQQAMLGFIENHLSDKDHGIWEMRGDLLYFTHSRVMMWAAFDCAVRAVRNHGLSGPVERWEKVREQLHAEIMEHGFNKELNTFTQTYGGTVTDASLLVIPQVGFVAYKSAEMLGTVAALEEELVDEHGLILRYQTATGLDGLAPGEHPFLACSFWLVEQYAHTGRRKDAVALMDKLVGLANDVGLLSEEYDMVQGRMAGNFPQAFSHLALVRAADALHGTEHLSLSSEPIDTYSMPIVIQHPLVTPQDELRPHPAGIAAGCGYEIMGR encoded by the coding sequence ATGGCATCGCGAATTGAAGACTATGCACTCTTGTCCGATCTACACACCGGCGCCCTTGTGGGCCGGGACGGAAGCATCGACTGGCTGTGCTTTCCGCGTTTTGACTCCCCTGCAGTATTCAGCGCACTGTTGGGTACCAGCGAGAACGGCCGCTGGCTCATGGCGCCTGCGCACCCGGAAGCGGCGGTGGAGCACCGCTCTTACCTGGGGCGGACGTTTGTGCTTCAAACCATCTGGAAAACCNCCGAGGGTACGGCGCGAGTGACGGATTTCATGCCGATCGGAGACCGCCGGGCGTCAGTAGTGCGCCGCGTTGAGGGGCTGAGCGGATGTGTGGAATTCACGCAGGAGGTTACCTTCCGCCCCGGCTATGGCAAGGTCCTGCCGTGGGTGCGGCGAGTGGAAGAGGAAGACGGCACCGAAGCGATTATTGGCGTAGCCGGGCCCGACGCGGTGGTGCTGCGAGGGGATCAGCTGCCCCACGCCGTCGACCGTCAACACCGCGGCAACTTTAGCGTCCAAGCCGGTGAGCGCGTGGAACAGGAACTCAACCCCTGGCAGGCCACCCAACGTGCGCTGGAGCAAACCTGTAAGTACTGGGAAGACTGGGCAGCGCGCTATAACAAGGACGGCAAATACGCGGCGAGTGTGGAGCGTTCCTTGCTGGTGCTGCGCGCCCTGACACACGAGGACACCGGCGGCATTGTGGCCGCCNCCACCACCTCACTGCCGGAGGACTTTGGTGGGGCACGGAACTGGGACTACAGGTTTTGCTGGCTGCGTGACGCTGCGCTGACGCTTGAAGCCATGCTGACTCACGGTTATGCCGAGGAAGCCCTGAAATGGCGGGACTGGCTGCTGCGTGCTGTGGCCGGAGACCCGGAAGACATGCAGATCATGTACGGGCTCTCAGGCGAACGGAACCTGGCCGAGGCTGAGCTGGATCACCTGGCCGGATATGAGGGCTCCNTGCCGGTGCGGATTGGCAACGGGGCAGTGGGACAGTACCAAGCCGACGTGGTGGGTGAGGTCATGGTTGCCTTGGAAAAGCTGCGGCTCGCTGGCGGACACGAGGACCACTTCTCCTGGCCGCTGCAGCAGGCCATGCTGGGTTTCATTGAAAATCACCTCAGCGATAAGGACCATGGCATCTGGGAAATGCGCGGAGACCTGCTGTACTTCACGCACTCACGCGTCATGATGTGGGCGGCCTTTGACTGCGCGGTGCGTGCTGTCCGTAACCATGGGCTCTCCGGGCCGGTGGAGCGGTGGGAAAAGGTCCGGGAGCAGCTCCACGCAGAAATTATGGAGCACGGTTTCAACAAGGAACTCAACACGTTCACCCAGACGTACGGCGGAACAGTTACCGATGCGTCCTTGCTTGTGATCCCGCAGGTGGGGTTTGTGGCGTATAAGTCTGCAGAAATGCTGGGCACGGTTGCCGCGTTGGAGGAAGAACTGGTCGATGAGCACGGGCTGATCCTGCGCTACCAAACGGCGACCGGGCTGGACGGGTTGGCACCAGGGGAGCACCCGTTCCTTGCTTGTTCGTTCTGGCTGGTTGAGCAGTATGCGCATACGGGCCGGCGCAAGGATGCTGTTGCGCTGATGGATAAGTTGGTGGGGCTGGCCAACGATGTGGGCCTGCTGAGCGAAGAGTACGACATGGTCCAGGGCAGGATGGCCGGAAACTTCCCGCAGGCCTTCTCTCACTTGGCTCTTGTCCGTGCCGCCGACGCACTGCACGGGACAGAACATTTGAGCTTGTCCAGCGAACCCATCGACACGTACTCCATGCCCATAGTGATTCAGCACCCACTTGTCACCCCGCAGGATGAGTTGCGCCCGCACCCGGCCGGGATTGCCGCCGGGTGCGGGTATGAAATTATGGGCCGATGA
- a CDS encoding glycerophosphodiester phosphodiesterase family protein — MTVQIYAHRGASAAFAEHTRAAYCQALADGADGVECDLHLTADGEVVLLHDEDVRRTSNGSGPVAEHTLAQLRALDFSSWHGAAIPPHYGTTATQLLTLDQLMALLAAAGRPVGLAIEFKYGATFNPRLIEATFLALRSHGWSAEPSTAGNVGVSFMSFHPEAVKFCPKRFPXEHLCQLLELIDVTGDGAGEEVMFLHEQAMAEGEKLIDCGVAHLAGPGVEYLRAHPGNAAKWRENGRVLRVWTVDTAEELALCLAAGVEQVTSNKPREIRSMLPALPHL, encoded by the coding sequence ATGACCGTTCAGATCTACGCCCACCGCGGAGCCAGCGCAGCCTTTGCCGAACACACCCGAGCAGCCTATTGCCAAGCCCTGGCAGACGGTGCCGACGGGGTTGAATGTGATCTGCACCTCACTGCTGACGGCGAAGTCGTCCTACTCCATGATGAGGATGTGCGGCGAACGTCTAACGGTTCGGGCCCTGTCGCGGAGCACACGCTCGCCCAGCTACGTGCGCTGGATTTCAGCTCCTGGCATGGGGCCGCCATCCCGCCCCACTACGGCACCACGGCCACTCAGTTGCTGACCTTGGACCAGCTGATGGCGCTTCTCGCTGCTGCCGGACGGCCTGTGGGGCTCGCCATCGAGTTCAAGTACGGGGCCACCTTTAACCCGCGATTGATTGAAGCAACATTCTTAGCTTTGCGCAGCCACGGATGGAGCGCGGAACCCTCCACCGCGGGAAACGTCGGGGTTTCCTTCATGAGCTTTCATCCCGAGGCGGTGAAATTTTGTCCAAAACGGTTCCCNNCGGAACACCTATGCCAACTGCTGGAACTGATTGACGTCACCGGCGACGGTGCGGGAGAAGAAGTCATGTTCCTGCATGAACAAGCCATGGCAGAAGGTGAAAAGCTCATTGATTGTGGTGTTGCCCACCTCGCCGGGCCAGGTGTGGAGTACCTGCGAGCCCATCCGGGCAACGCCGCGAAATGGCGTGAGAACGGCCGAGTCCTGAGAGTCTGGACCGTGGACACAGCCGAAGAGCTGGCACTGTGCCTGGCAGCAGGNGTGGAGCAAGTGACAAGTAACAAGCCCCGTGAGATCCGATCCATGCTGCCAGCTTTGCCACACTTGTAG
- a CDS encoding DUF445 domain-containing protein, which yields MAQTQQLGPAGTPPAPHPDLXKAAALRRMKSIALGLLLFMAVVFAFAFALQEQYPWLAYVRSAAEGGMVGALADWFAVTALFKHPMGLKIPHTAIIPNRKDEIGASLAEFVETNFLSEDVVAQKLASTQIAQKVGTWLSKPASAQRVATEGAAALRGAMAVLKDDDVQDIIEAMVRKHLLEPPWGPPIGKVAERIFAEGHHHSLVDLLVDRSTTWIRANHTTISELVSDRSPGWVPQFLDGMVGDKIYNELYKFARAVQDDPQHELRLQLDHYLKDLAQELQHDPAMIAKAESIKAQVLGDPEVRELAGRTWETIKSALNEAAEDPHSELRLKFTSAVQEFGTRLVEDPELVAKANKWIADAAGYLVGTYKHEITSLITDTVERWDAEETSXKIELQVGKDLQFIRINGTVVGSLAGLAIFTVATLIFG from the coding sequence ATGGCGCAGACACAACAGCTTGGCCCGGCCGGCACTCCACCGGCACCGCACCCCGACCTTGANAAGGCTGCAGCCCTGCGGCGCATGAAGAGCATTGCGCTGGGGCTGCTGTTGTTCATGGCCGTGGTTTTCGCCTTTGCCTTCGCGCTTCAGGAGCAATACCCATGGCTGGCCTATGTTCGCTCGGCGGCCGAAGGCGGCATGGTGGGCGCCCTGGCCGACTGGTTTGCCGTCACAGCCCTGTTCAAACACCCCATGGGCCTGAAGATCCCGCACACGGCCATCATCCCCAATCGCAAGGATGAGATCGGCGCATCCTTGGCCGAGTTTGTCGAAACAAACTTCCTCTCCGAAGACGTTGTTGCGCAGAAGCTGGCCAGTACCCAGATTGCGCAGAAGGTGGGGACCTGGCTGTCTAAGCCGGCCAGCGCCCAACGCGTGGCTACCGAGGGCGCAGCTGCCTTACGCGGTGCGATGGCAGTCCTCAAGGACGACGACGTCCAGGACATCATCGAGGCCATGGTGCGCAAGCACCTGCTCGAGCCACCGTGGGGTCCACCCATCGGCAAGGTGGCAGAACGGATCTTTGCCGAGGGCCACCACCATTCTCTCGTTGATCTGCTCGTGGACCGCTCCACCACGTGGATCCGCGCCAACCACACCACTATCAGCGAACTTGTCTCGGACCGCTCTCCCGGTTGGGTCCCACAATTCCTTGATGGGATGGTGGGCGATAAAATTTACAACGAACTTTACAAGTTTGCTCGTGCTGTGCAGGACGATCCGCAGCACGAACTTCGCCTACAGCTCGATCACTATTTGAAGGACTTGGCGCAGGAGCTCCAGCATGACCCCGCCATGATCGCCAAAGCCGAATCCATCAAGGCACAGGTTCTTGGCGATCCTGAAGTGCGTGAACTAGCCGGACGGACTTGGGAGACCATTAAATCGGCCCTCAATGAAGCCGCTGAGGATCCCCACTCCGAGCTGCGGCTCAAGTTCACCAGCGCAGTGCAGGAGTTTGGCACCCGGCTAGTGGAGGATCCCGAGCTGGTAGCCAAAGCCAACAAGTGGATTGCAGATGCCGCCGGCTACTTGGTTGGTACCTACAAGCACGAGATTACGTCCTTGATCACGGACACCGTTGAACGCTGGGATGCCGAAGAAACAAGCCANAAGATCGAGCTACAAGTGGGTAAGGATCTGCAGTTCATCCGCATCAACGGCACCGTGGTGGGCTCACTGGCGGGTTTGGCGATCTTCACGGTGGCAACGTTGATCTTCGGCTAG
- a CDS encoding DUF2871 domain-containing protein codes for MKKLFYSAFAYMVIGVLSGFFYREFTKGKDFTGFTELSVVHTHLLTLGFIVLLVVLILEXVFVLSRSRLFSWFFWTYNVGLILTAAMMVLHGILQVYGATEVSAAIPGIAGLGHILLSAAMVLLFLALRTRLFSSPVKYDADTSPALAG; via the coding sequence ATGAAGAAGCTCTTTTATTCAGCGTTTGCCTACATGGTCATCGGCGTGCTTTCGGGCTTCTTTTACCGAGAGTTCACCAAGGGGAAGGACTTCACCGGCTTCACCGAACTTTCGGTGGTCCACACGCACCTGCTCACCCTCGGCTTCATCGTCTTGTTGGTTGTGCTGATCCTGGAANAGGTGTTCGTGCTGTCCCGCTCGCGCTTGTTCAGCTGGTTCTTCTGGACCTACAACGTGGGACTGATTCTGACCGCCGCCATGATGGTTCTCCACGGCATCTTGCAGGTCTACGGGGCCACCGAGGTCTCCGCAGCCATCCCCGGCATTGCGGGCTTGGGACACATCCTGCTCAGTGCGGCCATGGTGCTGCTATTTTTAGCACTGCGCACCCGCTTGTTTTCTTCCCCAGTGAAGTACGACGCCGACACCTCCCCAGCGCTCGCAGGCTAA